Proteins from a single region of Sinorhizobium alkalisoli:
- a CDS encoding helix-turn-helix domain-containing protein, whose translation MSFTARMLRRLRLLRGMKQSHVAELLNVTQATVSRWEAGLLRPSERQQIALERVFAELAPSADAALKRLVETSSVRLHLICDLSHRLLAASPLRRSEWRREMLGMQMFRYASEEIRSAESALESLGWYESGTASLVVETGPNGRDDVPIAAGQVLWERIPLADGAMARLVTTLG comes from the coding sequence ATGTCTTTCACTGCAAGGATGCTGAGGCGTCTGCGGCTCTTGCGCGGCATGAAGCAGAGCCATGTGGCGGAACTCCTGAACGTGACGCAGGCAACCGTATCGCGTTGGGAGGCGGGTCTCTTGAGGCCTTCGGAGCGCCAGCAGATAGCCCTCGAACGCGTTTTTGCAGAGCTCGCCCCGTCGGCCGATGCCGCGCTGAAGCGGCTGGTCGAGACCTCGTCTGTCCGGCTTCATCTGATTTGCGACCTTTCTCACCGGCTGCTGGCGGCTTCGCCTCTCCGCCGCTCGGAGTGGCGGCGCGAGATGCTGGGGATGCAGATGTTCCGTTACGCATCGGAGGAAATCCGCAGCGCGGAGAGCGCGCTTGAGAGCCTCGGCTGGTACGAGAGCGGCACCGCATCGCTGGTGGTCGAGACAGGGCCGAACGGACGCGACGATGTGCCGATCGCTGCCGGACAGGTGCTTTGGGAGCGAATTCCGCTTGCGGATGGCGCCATGGCCCGCCTCGTGACGACGCTCGGCTGA
- a CDS encoding NAD-dependent epimerase/dehydratase family protein: MTILVTGSAGHLGEALMRTLRGQRRPVCGIDLKPSAFTDLVGSITDPAFVHHALKGTRAVVHAATLHKPHVATHSYSEFVDTNIAGTLNLLDAAAKTGVDAFVFTSTTSAFGSALTPAPDAPAAWITEEVASIPRNIYGTSKVAAEGFCELFARRHGLPVIILRTSRFFPEADDDADIRSRFETANAQANELLYRRVDIEDVVSAHLLAADRAKAVGFGLFIVSAPTPFARDDRLELRRDAPSVVHRLYPECQALYAERGWQLFPSIDRVYVSTRAGETLGWKPKYDFRHVLSSLARGKDFQSPLARAVGLKGYHGTVFADGPYPVA; this comes from the coding sequence ATGACGATACTGGTGACGGGAAGCGCCGGGCATCTCGGCGAGGCGTTGATGCGCACGCTCCGCGGACAGCGTCGCCCCGTGTGCGGCATCGATCTCAAGCCTTCGGCCTTCACCGATCTCGTTGGTTCGATCACCGATCCCGCCTTCGTCCACCACGCACTGAAGGGGACGCGCGCGGTGGTCCATGCGGCGACGCTGCACAAGCCGCATGTCGCCACGCACAGCTATTCCGAGTTCGTCGACACCAACATCGCCGGAACGCTCAACCTGCTCGATGCGGCGGCGAAAACCGGGGTCGACGCTTTCGTCTTCACCAGCACCACCAGCGCCTTCGGCTCAGCCTTGACGCCGGCTCCCGACGCGCCGGCGGCCTGGATCACCGAGGAAGTCGCATCCATTCCGCGCAATATCTACGGCACCAGCAAGGTGGCTGCCGAAGGCTTCTGTGAGCTCTTCGCCCGCCGACATGGGCTACCGGTCATCATCCTGCGCACCTCGCGCTTCTTTCCCGAGGCGGACGACGACGCCGATATCCGCAGCCGCTTCGAGACGGCCAACGCCCAGGCGAACGAGCTGCTCTATCGCCGCGTCGACATAGAAGACGTGGTAAGCGCCCACTTACTCGCGGCGGATCGGGCGAAGGCCGTCGGATTCGGCCTCTTCATCGTCTCGGCGCCGACGCCGTTCGCGCGCGATGATCGTTTGGAACTGCGCCGCGACGCCCCCTCCGTCGTCCATCGCCTCTACCCCGAATGCCAGGCGCTCTATGCTGAGCGCGGCTGGCAGCTCTTCCCGTCGATCGACCGGGTCTATGTCAGCACGCGCGCCGGCGAAACGCTTGGATGGAAGCCGAAATACGACTTTCGCCACGTACTCTCCTCGCTTGCTCGCGGCAAGGATTTCCAAAGCCCCCTGGCGCGCGCGGTCGGCTTGAAGGGCTATCATGGCACGGTCTTCGCCGATGGACCCTATCCGGTCGCGTGA
- a CDS encoding GFA family protein codes for MHIDGQCHCGFVTYEAEIDPDEVSICHCTDCQQLTGSAFRVTVGTPRSSFRLTGGEPKLYIKIADNGRKRLQFFCPECGSPIYTTGEGDDAEEIGIRVGTINQRRGLTPRSQIWCSSALPWIDVGKLPGRPES; via the coding sequence ATGCATATCGACGGCCAGTGCCATTGCGGCTTTGTGACCTATGAGGCGGAAATCGATCCGGACGAGGTATCGATCTGCCATTGCACCGACTGCCAGCAGCTGACCGGCTCGGCCTTTCGCGTCACGGTGGGCACGCCGCGTTCCTCGTTTCGGCTGACCGGAGGCGAGCCGAAGCTTTACATCAAGATCGCCGACAACGGCCGTAAGCGGCTGCAATTCTTCTGCCCGGAATGCGGCTCGCCGATCTATACGACGGGTGAAGGTGACGATGCCGAGGAGATCGGCATTCGCGTAGGCACGATCAACCAGCGGCGGGGTTTGACGCCGCGCTCGCAGATCTGGTGCTCGTCCGCCCTGCCCTGGATCGATGTCGGCAAACTGCCGGGCAGACCTGAGTCCTAG
- the iolB gene encoding 5-deoxy-glucuronate isomerase → MSKLLVKPKAQSGLMQDVTPESAGWTYVGFALNRLKAGETTGGEAGEKELCLVLVSGKAKISVDGEAFGELGERMTPFEGQPYAVYVPKGSRWQAEATTDLDLAVCSAPGGEGFKSKVIRPGTHPRMTRGKGTNTRYVTNIMPEDDGSAQSLLVVEVITPGGHTSSYPPHKHDQDDLPAESYLEETYYHRLNPPQGFAMQRVYTDDRSLDETMAVEDGDVTLVPKGYHPVATVHGYDSYYLNVMAGPRRIWKFHNAKEHEWLFTGI, encoded by the coding sequence ATGTCCAAACTGCTCGTCAAACCCAAGGCACAGTCCGGCCTGATGCAGGATGTCACGCCCGAGAGCGCTGGCTGGACCTATGTCGGTTTCGCGTTGAACCGCCTGAAGGCGGGCGAGACGACTGGTGGCGAGGCCGGCGAGAAGGAACTCTGCCTCGTACTTGTCAGTGGCAAGGCGAAGATCTCCGTAGATGGCGAGGCGTTCGGAGAGCTCGGCGAACGCATGACGCCCTTCGAGGGGCAACCCTATGCGGTCTATGTGCCGAAAGGCAGCCGCTGGCAGGCGGAGGCGACGACCGATCTCGATCTCGCCGTCTGCTCAGCGCCCGGCGGCGAAGGCTTCAAGTCGAAGGTCATCCGCCCCGGTACGCATCCGCGGATGACCCGCGGCAAGGGTACCAATACCCGCTACGTCACCAATATCATGCCGGAGGATGACGGATCGGCGCAGTCGCTGCTCGTGGTCGAGGTGATCACGCCCGGCGGGCACACCTCCTCCTATCCGCCGCACAAGCACGACCAGGACGACTTGCCAGCCGAAAGCTATCTCGAGGAGACCTATTATCATCGCCTGAACCCGCCGCAAGGCTTCGCGATGCAGCGCGTCTATACGGACGACCGCTCGCTCGATGAAACCATGGCGGTGGAAGACGGCGACGTCACGCTAGTGCCAAAAGGGTATCACCCGGTTGCCACGGTACACGGCTATGATTCCTACTATCTCAACGTCATGGCGGGGCCGAGGCGTATCTGGAAGTTCCACAACGCCAAGGAACACGAGTGGTTGTTCACCGGCATTTGA
- the iolE gene encoding myo-inosose-2 dehydratase, which translates to MIRYGTNPIAWSNDDDQTIGAHLTLEDCLSDCQRIGFDGIEKGHKMPADPEELKQKLASYDLVFVSGWHSTNLLTHDVEAEKKAIQPHLDLLKHNGCKVAIVCETSNAIHGDDSKSLVKDKPVLPANQWQKFGAELEAVAQYCAAQGIDLVYHHHMGTIVQSGEEIDLLMQHTGPATKLLLDTGHALFGGSDPAELARKYMNRVRHIHCKNVRPAVRKVVESEGLSFLEGVRRGVFTVPGDAEGGVDFLPVLKIAAEHGYDGWLVIEAEQDSAVRNPFEYQSLGLKSLKAFAKEAGLDR; encoded by the coding sequence ATGATCCGCTACGGAACCAACCCGATTGCCTGGAGCAATGACGACGACCAAACGATCGGCGCGCATCTGACGCTCGAGGATTGCCTTTCCGATTGCCAGAGGATCGGCTTCGACGGCATCGAGAAGGGCCACAAGATGCCCGCCGATCCGGAGGAATTGAAGCAGAAGCTCGCCTCCTACGACCTCGTCTTCGTTTCCGGCTGGCACTCCACCAACCTGCTCACCCATGACGTCGAGGCCGAGAAGAAGGCGATCCAGCCGCATCTTGACCTGTTGAAGCACAATGGCTGCAAGGTGGCGATCGTCTGCGAGACCTCGAACGCGATCCACGGCGACGACTCCAAATCGCTCGTCAAGGACAAGCCGGTGCTGCCGGCGAACCAGTGGCAGAAGTTCGGCGCCGAGCTCGAGGCGGTCGCACAATATTGCGCCGCCCAGGGTATCGACCTCGTCTATCATCACCACATGGGCACGATCGTCCAGTCCGGCGAAGAGATAGACCTTCTGATGCAGCACACGGGTCCTGCGACCAAGCTGCTGCTCGATACCGGCCATGCTTTGTTCGGGGGCTCCGATCCGGCGGAATTGGCGCGCAAATACATGAATCGCGTCCGCCACATCCACTGCAAGAACGTCCGCCCGGCCGTCCGCAAGGTGGTCGAGAGCGAAGGGCTCTCCTTCCTCGAAGGGGTGCGGCGCGGAGTCTTCACCGTGCCCGGTGACGCGGAGGGCGGCGTCGACTTCCTGCCGGTGCTGAAAATCGCCGCCGAGCACGGCTATGACGGCTGGCTGGTCATCGAGGCCGAACAGGATTCGGCGGTGCGCAACCCGTTCGAATACCAGTCGCTCGGGCTGAAGTCGCTGAAGGCGTTTGCGAAGGAGGCGGGGTTGGATAGGTAA
- the iolD gene encoding 3D-(3,5/4)-trihydroxycyclohexane-1,2-dione acylhydrolase (decyclizing) — MSQKTVRLTMAQAVARFLTRQMTVIEGERVPIFGGVFAIFGHGNVAGVGEALYSVRETLPTYRAQNEQGMANAAIAFAKASFRRRFMACTTSIGPGALNMVTSAALAHVNRLPVLFLPGDVFANRRPDPVLQQVESFGDGSISANDCFRPVSRYFDRITRPEQIIPALRRAMQVLTDPADCGPVTLSLCQDVQAEAYDYPQSFFDEKVWVPRRIEPDPDELAAAIATLQGAKKPIIIAGGGVLYSEASAELAAFAEKHGIPVVETQAGKSSLPHSHPLNMGSVGVTGTSASNRLAEETDVVLAVGSRLQDFTTGSWALFKNDGLKIVGLNIQPFDAAKHDGLPLISDARVGLARISAGLGEHKADSAWTERAKAAKAEWMEAADKATATTNAALPSDAQVIGAVQRTRGGRKTTLVCAAGGLPGELHKLWQAEEPGGYHLEYGFSTMGYEVAGGLGVKLAQPERDVIVMVGDGSYMMLNSEIASSIMLGAKFTIVLLDNAGYGCINRLQVETGGANFNNLLRDTHHVELPQIDFAAHAAAMGAVTRKVGSIPELEAALAETASEPRTTVIVIDTDPLITTEAGGHWWDVAVPEVSEREQVKTARKGYEKALMSQRFG; from the coding sequence ATGAGTCAGAAAACCGTGCGCCTGACCATGGCACAGGCCGTGGCGCGGTTCCTCACACGGCAAATGACGGTGATCGAGGGCGAGCGCGTACCGATCTTCGGTGGCGTCTTCGCTATTTTCGGCCACGGCAACGTCGCCGGCGTCGGCGAGGCGCTCTATTCCGTGCGCGAAACCCTGCCGACCTACCGTGCCCAGAACGAACAGGGCATGGCAAACGCAGCCATTGCCTTTGCCAAGGCGAGTTTCCGGCGTCGCTTCATGGCCTGCACGACCTCGATCGGTCCGGGCGCGCTTAACATGGTGACTTCGGCAGCGCTTGCCCATGTCAACCGTCTGCCCGTCCTGTTCCTGCCCGGCGACGTCTTCGCCAATCGCCGACCGGATCCGGTGCTGCAGCAGGTCGAAAGCTTCGGCGACGGCTCGATCTCGGCCAATGACTGCTTCCGGCCGGTCTCACGCTATTTCGACCGCATCACCCGGCCCGAGCAGATCATACCGGCGCTTCGTCGTGCCATGCAGGTTCTGACCGACCCGGCCGACTGCGGCCCGGTGACGCTCTCGCTCTGCCAGGACGTCCAGGCGGAGGCCTATGACTATCCGCAATCCTTCTTCGATGAGAAGGTCTGGGTGCCACGCCGCATCGAGCCCGATCCCGACGAGCTCGCCGCGGCGATCGCGACGCTTCAGGGCGCGAAGAAGCCGATTATCATCGCCGGCGGCGGCGTGCTCTATTCGGAGGCGAGCGCGGAGCTTGCCGCCTTCGCGGAGAAGCACGGCATTCCGGTGGTCGAGACGCAGGCCGGCAAGTCGTCGCTGCCGCATTCGCATCCGCTCAATATGGGTTCGGTCGGCGTCACCGGAACCTCCGCGTCCAACAGGCTTGCGGAAGAGACCGATGTGGTGCTTGCCGTCGGCTCGCGACTTCAGGACTTCACCACCGGTTCCTGGGCGCTTTTCAAGAATGACGGACTGAAGATCGTCGGCCTGAACATCCAGCCCTTCGACGCCGCCAAGCACGACGGCCTGCCGTTGATCTCAGACGCGCGAGTCGGGCTCGCCCGAATCTCGGCGGGGCTTGGTGAGCACAAGGCCGACAGCGCCTGGACCGAGAGGGCCAAGGCTGCGAAGGCCGAGTGGATGGAGGCCGCCGACAAGGCAACGGCAACTACCAATGCGGCCCTGCCCTCGGACGCCCAGGTGATCGGCGCCGTGCAACGCACCCGCGGCGGCCGGAAGACGACGCTCGTCTGCGCGGCCGGCGGGCTGCCCGGCGAGTTGCACAAGCTCTGGCAGGCGGAAGAGCCCGGCGGCTACCATCTGGAATACGGTTTCTCGACCATGGGCTATGAAGTGGCGGGTGGCCTCGGCGTCAAGCTCGCCCAGCCGGAGCGCGACGTGATCGTCATGGTCGGCGACGGCAGCTACATGATGCTGAACTCCGAGATCGCCTCGTCCATCATGCTCGGCGCAAAGTTCACCATCGTGCTCCTCGACAATGCCGGCTACGGCTGCATCAACCGGCTCCAGGTGGAAACCGGCGGCGCCAACTTCAACAATCTGCTCAGGGACACCCACCACGTGGAACTGCCGCAGATCGATTTTGCCGCGCATGCCGCTGCGATGGGCGCCGTCACCCGCAAGGTCGGCTCGATCCCGGAACTGGAAGCAGCGCTTGCGGAAACCGCCAGCGAACCGCGCACGACCGTCATCGTCATCGACACGGACCCGCTGATCACGACGGAAGCCGGAGGTCACTGGTGGGACGTGGCGGTTCCGGAGGTTTCTGAGCGCGAACAGGTAAAAACGGCGCGGAAGGGCTACGAGAAGGCGCTGATGTCGCAGCGCTTCGGCTAA
- a CDS encoding bifunctional 5-dehydro-2-deoxygluconokinase/5-dehydro-2-deoxyphosphogluconate aldolase, with the protein MSQVPSAGIPSELGAKPLDIITIGRASVDLYGQQIGTRLEDVGSFAKSVGGCPCNISVGSARLGLKSALLTRVGDEQMGRFIREQLQREGVETRGIVTDPERLTALAILAVENEKSFPLLFYRDNCADNALSEDDISEEFIRAARAILVTGTHFSKPNTDAAQRKAMRIAKENGARIVFDIDYRPNLWGLAGHDAGESRYIASDLVSAHLKTVLGDCNLIVGTEEEVLIASGESDLLQALKTIRSLSDATIVLKRGPMGCIVYDGPISDNLEDGIVGKGFPIEVYNVLGAGDAFMSGFLRGWLTGEPHATSATWANACGAFAVSRLLCAPEIPTWVELQYFLEHGSKEKALRKDEAINHVHWATTRRREIPLLMALAIDHRSQLEDIAEGNSELLERIPAFKALAVKAAADVAGGRPGFGMLIDDKYGRDALFAAGAHRDFWIAKPIELPGSRPLQFEFSQDLGSRLIDWPVDHCIKVLSFFHPDDPAELKAAQIAKLRSAFEAARKVGREILIEIIAGKHGSLDDQTIPRALNELYDAGLKPDWWKLEPQASRAAWAAIDAVIETRDPLCRGVVLLGLEAPYEVLKDGFAAARTSRTVKGFAVGRTIFADAAKAWLTGSMSDEQAVADMAAKFKALVDLWLRLGETKAA; encoded by the coding sequence GTGAGCCAGGTTCCATCGGCCGGAATTCCATCGGAATTGGGCGCCAAGCCCCTCGACATCATCACCATCGGCAGAGCTTCGGTCGACCTTTACGGCCAGCAGATCGGCACTCGCCTCGAAGACGTGGGAAGCTTCGCCAAGTCCGTCGGCGGTTGCCCCTGCAACATCTCGGTCGGCTCGGCGCGGCTCGGACTGAAATCGGCGCTGTTGACGCGCGTCGGCGACGAGCAGATGGGCCGCTTCATTCGCGAGCAGCTGCAACGCGAAGGTGTCGAGACCCGGGGCATCGTCACCGATCCGGAGCGCCTGACGGCGCTGGCGATCCTGGCTGTCGAAAACGAGAAATCGTTCCCGCTGCTCTTCTACCGGGACAATTGCGCCGACAACGCGCTCTCAGAAGACGACATCTCGGAAGAATTCATCCGCGCCGCTCGGGCGATCCTTGTCACCGGTACCCATTTCTCCAAGCCGAATACGGATGCCGCCCAGCGCAAGGCGATGCGAATCGCCAAGGAAAACGGCGCCAGGATCGTCTTCGACATCGACTATCGCCCCAACCTTTGGGGCCTTGCCGGTCATGACGCGGGCGAGAGCCGCTACATCGCTTCGGATCTCGTCTCGGCGCATCTGAAGACGGTGCTTGGCGATTGCAACCTCATCGTCGGCACGGAGGAGGAGGTTCTGATTGCGTCGGGCGAAAGCGATCTGCTCCAGGCGCTGAAGACCATCCGCTCGCTTTCCGATGCCACGATCGTACTGAAGCGCGGCCCGATGGGCTGCATCGTCTATGACGGGCCGATTTCGGACAATCTCGAAGACGGCATCGTCGGCAAGGGCTTCCCGATCGAGGTCTATAACGTGCTCGGCGCCGGCGACGCCTTCATGTCCGGCTTCCTGCGCGGATGGCTCACCGGAGAGCCGCACGCGACGTCCGCCACCTGGGCCAACGCCTGCGGCGCCTTCGCGGTCTCCCGCCTGCTCTGCGCACCGGAGATCCCGACCTGGGTCGAACTGCAGTATTTCCTCGAGCACGGCAGCAAGGAAAAGGCGCTGCGAAAGGACGAGGCGATCAACCATGTCCACTGGGCGACGACACGCCGGCGCGAGATCCCGCTTCTGATGGCGCTCGCCATCGACCACCGCAGCCAGCTGGAGGACATCGCCGAAGGAAATTCGGAGCTCCTGGAGCGGATTCCGGCCTTCAAGGCCTTGGCCGTCAAGGCGGCTGCGGATGTTGCGGGCGGCCGCCCCGGATTCGGCATGCTGATCGACGACAAATATGGTCGCGACGCGCTTTTCGCCGCCGGCGCCCATCGCGACTTCTGGATTGCCAAGCCGATCGAACTTCCAGGCTCACGTCCGCTGCAGTTCGAATTCAGTCAGGATCTCGGTAGCCGCCTGATCGACTGGCCCGTCGACCATTGCATCAAGGTGCTCTCCTTCTTCCATCCAGACGACCCGGCCGAGCTCAAGGCGGCGCAGATAGCCAAGCTGCGCTCTGCCTTCGAGGCCGCTCGCAAGGTCGGCCGCGAGATCCTGATCGAGATCATCGCCGGCAAGCACGGCTCGCTCGACGACCAGACCATTCCGCGCGCGCTCAACGAGCTTTATGATGCGGGCCTGAAGCCCGATTGGTGGAAGCTCGAGCCGCAGGCAAGCCGCGCGGCCTGGGCTGCCATCGATGCCGTGATCGAAACGCGCGATCCCCTCTGCCGGGGCGTCGTCCTCCTGGGACTCGAAGCGCCCTATGAGGTCCTGAAGGACGGCTTTGCCGCCGCTAGGACATCGAGGACGGTGAAGGGGTTCGCGGTCGGCCGGACGATCTTCGCCGATGCCGCCAAGGCCTGGCTCACCGGCTCGATGAGCGATGAACAGGCCGTCGCCGACATGGCGGCGAAGTTCAAGGCGCTGGTGGATCTGTGGCTGCGACTGGGTGAAACCAAGGCTGCGTAA
- a CDS encoding MurR/RpiR family transcriptional regulator, whose protein sequence is MPTPESSTDIPQDFEALKAVILERKAQLPKRLKQVAAYSLDHPDEIAFGTAASIATSADVQPSTLVRFAQHFGFEGFSSLQQIFRARLRERTPGYEDRLKALRGNDHSKLESGSIFNGFVAAAHRSLDNVATSIGPQAFERAVDILAKADTIYLIAKRRSYPISSYMAYAFGKLRVKYQHVGTAAGIDDDMLAMATRQDAAFAVSFSPYASESATQARFLANRKVPVVSLTDSAFSPLAESSKVWFELVEADHAGFRSLSASMAFAMALTVAIAEKRRRHAEAGKPL, encoded by the coding sequence ATGCCAACACCGGAGTCGAGCACCGATATCCCCCAGGACTTCGAGGCGCTGAAGGCCGTCATTCTCGAGCGCAAGGCGCAACTGCCGAAGCGCCTGAAGCAGGTCGCCGCCTATTCGCTCGATCATCCTGACGAAATCGCCTTCGGCACGGCGGCGAGCATTGCCACGTCCGCCGATGTCCAGCCTTCGACGTTGGTGCGCTTTGCCCAACATTTCGGCTTTGAGGGCTTTTCAAGCCTGCAGCAGATCTTTCGCGCGCGCCTGCGCGAGCGCACGCCCGGTTACGAGGACCGGCTGAAGGCGCTGCGCGGCAACGATCACAGCAAGCTCGAAAGCGGCTCGATCTTCAACGGCTTCGTCGCGGCCGCCCACCGTTCGCTCGACAATGTTGCAACCTCGATCGGTCCGCAGGCTTTCGAACGGGCTGTCGACATCCTCGCCAAGGCGGATACCATCTATCTGATCGCCAAACGCCGCTCCTATCCGATCTCCAGCTATATGGCCTATGCCTTCGGCAAGCTTAGGGTGAAGTACCAGCATGTGGGCACGGCCGCCGGCATCGACGACGACATGCTGGCGATGGCGACGAGGCAGGATGCCGCCTTCGCCGTCAGCTTCTCGCCCTATGCCTCGGAGAGCGCCACCCAGGCACGCTTCCTCGCCAATCGCAAAGTGCCGGTCGTATCGCTGACCGACTCCGCATTTTCCCCGCTCGCCGAATCTTCCAAGGTTTGGTTCGAATTGGTGGAGGCAGATCATGCCGGCTTTCGCTCGCTTTCCGCCAGCATGGCCTTCGCCATGGCGCTTACCGTGGCGATCGCCGAGAAGCGCCGCCGCCACGCCGAAGCCGGGAAACCATTATAG
- a CDS encoding Gfo/Idh/MocA family protein — MSDKRRLGVGLIGTGFMGKAHALGFTIAARVFDLPYEIDLVSVADVTAESAEAARARLGFRKATADWRELLADPDIDVIDITTPNLMHKEMALAAVAHGKHVYCEKPLAPTVDDCAEMLAAAERAGVVTQVGFNYLKNPLIFLAKEIIESGEIGDIRSFRGVHAEDFMADASIPWAWRLDPRSGGGALADIGSHMIACMRHLVGPIRSVLAETVIHIPERPVSRGATETRAVEVDDIARAFVRFDSGASGSLEANWIATGRKMQHDFEIYGSKGSIVFTQERLNEIRIYYAGDDVRSRGFRTIWAGPEHPPYGAFCVAPGHQIGFNELKAIEVNEFLDAIVNGRRPTTDFREGYEVQKVLSATYQSARSNRWVDVG; from the coding sequence ATGAGCGACAAACGCAGATTGGGTGTAGGCCTGATCGGGACCGGTTTCATGGGCAAAGCCCATGCGCTCGGCTTCACCATCGCGGCGCGGGTCTTCGACTTGCCTTACGAAATCGACCTCGTGTCGGTGGCGGACGTGACTGCCGAGAGCGCCGAAGCCGCACGCGCGCGGCTCGGCTTCCGCAAGGCGACGGCCGACTGGCGCGAGCTCCTGGCCGACCCCGATATCGACGTCATCGACATCACCACGCCCAACCTGATGCACAAGGAGATGGCGCTTGCGGCGGTCGCGCATGGCAAGCACGTTTATTGCGAAAAGCCACTGGCGCCTACGGTCGACGACTGCGCTGAGATGCTCGCCGCTGCCGAAAGGGCCGGCGTCGTCACGCAGGTCGGCTTCAACTATCTGAAAAATCCGCTGATCTTCCTTGCCAAGGAGATCATCGAAAGCGGCGAGATCGGCGATATCCGCTCTTTCCGTGGCGTCCACGCGGAAGACTTCATGGCCGATGCCAGTATTCCCTGGGCATGGCGCCTCGACCCGCGCAGCGGTGGCGGGGCTCTCGCCGATATCGGCAGCCATATGATCGCCTGCATGCGCCACCTTGTCGGGCCGATCAGGTCGGTGCTCGCCGAGACGGTCATCCATATCCCCGAGCGCCCCGTTTCGCGAGGCGCGACCGAGACACGCGCCGTCGAGGTCGACGACATCGCCCGCGCCTTCGTCCGCTTCGATAGCGGCGCGAGCGGCAGCTTGGAGGCGAACTGGATAGCCACCGGCCGGAAGATGCAGCATGATTTCGAAATCTACGGCTCCAAGGGCAGCATCGTCTTTACCCAGGAGCGACTGAACGAAATCAGGATCTATTATGCCGGCGACGATGTACGCAGCCGCGGCTTCCGCACCATCTGGGCGGGACCCGAGCACCCCCCTTATGGTGCGTTCTGCGTGGCGCCCGGCCATCAGATCGGTTTCAACGAGTTGAAGGCGATCGAAGTGAACGAGTTCCTCGACGCCATCGTCAATGGCCGCAGGCCGACGACGGATTTCCGGGAGGGCTACGAAGTTCAGAAAGTGCTATCCGCTACGTATCAATCCGCTCGCAGCAACAGGTGGGTCGACGTCGGCTGA
- a CDS encoding class II glutamine amidotransferase — protein MCRWAAYRGEPLYLEELVTSPAHSLIEQSHCATRAKTATNGDGFGIAWYGDRPEPGRYRDILPAWSDCNLRSIARQIRSRLFLAHVRAATGGGTRRDNCHPFVHGRWCFMHNGQIGDFEHLRRPMENMLDNDLYAARTGTTDSELLFLLALQFGLDGDPLGAMAEALGFVERLAEEMERPALVRFTAAFSNGDELYAVRYASDQKAPTLYAAPMGENGGYCLVSEPLNDDNAWAEIPDGSAVVVGENGVDVLLFGAADIAVRERLAVAAVPPAAAGNLQLN, from the coding sequence ATGTGCCGTTGGGCCGCCTATCGTGGAGAACCGCTCTATCTGGAGGAACTGGTAACGTCTCCGGCGCACTCGCTGATCGAGCAATCCCATTGCGCGACCCGTGCAAAGACGGCCACCAATGGCGACGGCTTCGGCATCGCCTGGTATGGCGATCGTCCGGAGCCAGGGCGCTATCGCGACATCCTGCCCGCCTGGTCCGATTGCAACCTGAGAAGCATCGCGCGGCAAATCCGCTCACGCCTGTTCCTCGCCCATGTGCGCGCGGCGACCGGCGGCGGTACGCGCCGCGACAATTGCCACCCCTTCGTCCATGGCCGCTGGTGCTTCATGCACAATGGCCAGATCGGCGATTTCGAGCATCTGCGCCGGCCGATGGAAAACATGCTCGACAACGATCTCTACGCGGCGCGCACCGGCACCACCGATTCGGAACTGCTCTTCCTTCTGGCGCTGCAGTTCGGTCTCGACGGCGATCCGCTCGGCGCCATGGCGGAGGCGCTCGGCTTCGTCGAGCGGCTTGCCGAAGAGATGGAACGGCCGGCACTCGTCCGCTTCACGGCCGCCTTCTCGAACGGAGATGAACTCTATGCGGTTCGCTATGCCTCCGACCAGAAGGCGCCGACGCTCTACGCCGCACCGATGGGGGAGAATGGCGGCTATTGCCTCGTGTCCGAGCCGCTCAACGACGATAATGCCTGGGCCGAGATCCCCGACGGCTCCGCGGTGGTCGTCGGCGAAAACGGCGTCGATGTGCTTCTCTTCGGGGCAGCCGATATTGCCGTTCGCGAGCGTCTTGCGGTCGCGGCGGTTCCGCCTGCTGCGGCAGGCAATCTGCAATTGAACTGA